A genomic window from Pseudanabaena yagii GIHE-NHR1 includes:
- a CDS encoding DEAD/DEAH box helicase family protein — MASQNLHLPHKQEEKLINEVTEAIAKPDRSPVMFNVWGIGGVGKSTLLRKFQEGLSDRIQGKQIDFAAITFDDNYATPLDVMVALHKDLPPIPFLKRDVLAKDIFSEKYKTYKETLANLNNAPVKGKEKVESDQLDRVKQLTKLLANAGIWVGKTAASGGVGNPMTEFAASVTTSAVGSVLDLTIDGAASALSLKDKLMDELLLKHEATKDAEVRELMLDPLPKLTQAFVESLVNHAHKTPVVLVLDTYSKF; from the coding sequence ATGGCAAGTCAAAATCTCCACCTTCCTCACAAACAAGAAGAAAAGCTGATTAATGAAGTTACTGAGGCGATCGCAAAGCCAGATCGTTCGCCTGTGATGTTTAATGTCTGGGGAATTGGTGGAGTTGGTAAATCTACACTGCTCAGGAAATTTCAAGAAGGATTAAGCGATCGCATACAGGGTAAGCAGATCGACTTCGCAGCAATTACCTTTGATGACAACTACGCAACGCCATTAGATGTCATGGTTGCCCTGCATAAGGATTTACCCCCAATTCCTTTTTTGAAAAGAGATGTTTTGGCAAAAGATATTTTTAGTGAAAAATATAAGACTTACAAAGAAACTCTGGCGAATTTAAATAATGCACCAGTTAAAGGCAAGGAAAAAGTTGAAAGCGATCAGCTTGATCGTGTTAAGCAACTGACTAAGCTTTTAGCAAATGCGGGGATTTGGGTAGGCAAAACGGCTGCTTCGGGAGGTGTGGGCAATCCGATGACAGAGTTCGCTGCTTCCGTGACAACTTCGGCGGTTGGTAGTGTATTAGACCTAACTATTGATGGAGCAGCCTCGGCATTATCGCTAAAAGATAAACTGATGGATGAGTTGTTACTCAAGCATGAAGCTACCAAGGATGCAGAGGTGCGGGAGTTAATGCTTGATCCTTTGCCTAAACTTACTCAGGCTTTTGTCGAGAGTTTGGTAAACCATGCTCATAAAACGCCTGTGGTGCTTGTGCTAGACACCTACAGCAAATTCTGA
- a CDS encoding helix-turn-helix domain-containing protein produces MDLDKRERLESKGWKVGSVSDFLELTPEESVLVEIKLALSQSLKERRQKLMTQSELASKMSSSQPRIAKAENGDASVSIELLIRAMLAIGATPQDIGQVIAGVG; encoded by the coding sequence ATGGATTTAGATAAAAGAGAACGTTTGGAGTCGAAAGGCTGGAAGGTTGGATCTGTTTCAGATTTTTTGGAGTTAACGCCTGAAGAGTCTGTTTTGGTAGAGATTAAGTTAGCTCTTAGTCAAAGCTTGAAGGAGCGCCGACAAAAGCTGATGACTCAAAGTGAACTTGCGTCTAAGATGAGTTCTAGTCAGCCTCGGATCGCTAAAGCTGAAAATGGTGATGCTTCTGTTTCTATTGAGTTATTGATTAGGGCAATGTTGGCAATTGGTGCGACTCCTCAAGATATTGGACAGGTTATTGCTGGTGTTGGTTAA